The genomic window GCTGTTAATAGACACCTCTGATGGCAGTGGGACTGGCACCAGCCCAGACACTACATAAAATCAGTAGCACCAGGTGTTGGCTTCACTCAGGCTGCCTCACCCCTCTGGTGGGCTTTGTGCCATTCTGGTTTAGGTTGGCTGTAGTGATCATTGCTTCTATGATGTTTTTGGATTTGTAGAGTTATGATGTTATTTGTAGAGTTTTTGGAATTGTAGAGCTCCCCTGTAGAAAGCAGAGGAGAATGAAAAACCACAGAGCTTCAAGAtggaaggagcagaaataaATTCAGTGCAGTAGAGGTCCATTTTCTGAAGACATTAAACAGCTTTAAGACTACACTAGTAAATGAACACACCCTTTTTATCACTGAGGCAACCAAAGTGGGGAGAGTGGAAACAGGCTGTTATAGGTAAAGCCAAATGAGATGTTGCCTAGTAACTCTCAGCAGGGAAGCATTTAAACCCAGCCAGTTTAGTGAAGCTGATGTTCTGAGTCAGAGATtattttccctggaaaaaatTCTGAAGGAAGGAAAGCTCAGTTTAACAGACATaggatttattttgcttttagggCAAACCGTAATGACAATGCTTGGGcaaatgcagaaatatttaCAAACTTGTACAAGGAAGAACAGACAAGGCATCAAAAGCAACACTTTACCAAGcctgtttttttaatgctgatttATTTCCCCCAAATGCAGTAAATTCCATATcgatttttatttttggattCTGAAATACATAAGTGATAATAGAAGTCTGCAAATATTACACATATCATTACATTATTATCATCTAATTGCTGTAAGAGAATTTTCTGGAGCAAACCCTCTTTCAACTCTGCTATTGGATACAGAATCAAAATAATTGatataaaagaagaaagacttCATTTCTCCACTGGTTCCATTGCCTGAAATAGTTTTAATTAGGTCCTCCTTCAGGACTTTGCTTTTATGGGTTCCCTGAAACGTCACTTGGCTCAGCTAAGGGTCTCTCacatcaggggaaaaaaaccccctcaGACCTTATTTGAAGATTAATGTTATTTTTGCTTCCATTAGAAGGATATGATGATTTTATAGAAGTGTAAGATTACCGTGATCAGCCATGTCCATCTGTGTTCCTGAGTGCCTCAACTACTGCTCAGAATAGGCAGTCAGGTTCAGGAGAGCACCTCATTTCACAGCCTCAATACAAATAATGATGATAGCTGCAAATGTGAACTATTgcatagtttttttttttaattaaaaaatacaataagCAGATCAACACACCACGCTAACCATGAAAAGACAGACTGCCAGAgagttaaaacaaaaatatgtattttatcaACAATGATAacagctggaaaacaaagcaTAAATACTAAAATTTGAGTTATATATCAAAAGCACTAGAGTTTTCCACAAGCATGCTGTAGGAGCAGAGAAAGAATGTTCTGGAAGCCAGAGAGAGCCACTTGTCACTGACCAGAGCCTGGTTTAAAGTTCAATGAAATGCTGTTGATACAGAACCTCTGCCCAGAAGGTGTGGGTCCATCATCAAACACATGGCCTAGATGGGCGTCACACTGCAACAGAAATTATTACCATTTTATTATTGTCTTACTGCAAAATGACAGATTCATTTGGGCTGGGAAAGACCTCTCATTCACAGAGCCCATCTTTGACTGATCACCACCATGGCACTAATTACCACGTCCAGTGATTTCTCTAACACCTCCAGCCATggtgactccagcacctccctcaGCAGTCCACTCCAATGCTTAACAACACTTTTCACAAAGAAATTCCCACTGATGTCCAGCCTGAAGCTCCCTGGTACAGCCTGAGGCCATGTCCTCTTGTCTTGTCTCccctgcctgggagaagagcccaaccctcacctggctgcaccctccttccaggcagttgtagagagtgacGAGATCCCCccgagcctccttttctccagctaagcatccccagctccctcagcttctcctcatcagacttgtgctccagacccttccccagctccattgcccttccctGGCCTCTCCCCAGCACCTCAATGCCCTTCCTGAActgagggacccaaagctggaCACAgaactcaaggtgtggcctcaccagtgccaagtacaggggaTGGATGAtctctgccctggccctgctgccactCCATtgctgagccaggccaggatgccattggcctcttggccacctgggctctctgtggctcatgttcagctgctgttgagcagcacccccagcaccttTCCCTCCAGGCATCtttgcagccactctgccccaggctgtagctgcaggggttgttgtgagcaagggcaggagcaggccCAGGCACTCGGCCTTGTTGGacctcagagctctgggctctccccatcagtgcagcctgtgcagatgcccctgcagagccttcctgccctccagcagctcaACACTGCCACCCAGCTCGCTGTGTCTGCAGGCTGCCTGAGGGTGCCCTGGATCCCCTCATGTGGGTCATTGATAAAGACATTgaacagagctgtgccagcactgagccctgggcagcaccaCTGGTGACCAGAAACCATTGTCATTGCATTTATTATCATTGGAATTATGGACCAACGTTGTTATTACTGTGCTATCCTGAATTAAGAAACTTCCATGATTAAATCACTGCTGAGTTGTGTGAGTGGGAGAGTCCTGAGGAGTGACAAGGAATCACATCTTGTCAGTGGGCAAGCATCTGCCCCAAACAAGCAGATCCCAGAAGAGAAATTCAAATGGTATTGCCAAAAAGTATAGGAAATAAATGAGAGGATCTAATAATCTCAATATGTCATGAGAATTTCAAGTTAATAAGTCACTGTAGGTCATTCTCATAGATCACCTGAGGATTCCCCTCTCAAATTACTGACATGAAAATATTAGACACAGTATAGCTATCAGTGACATTATTAACTTGGAATGTCTTCAGCTGGGGTTCTTGAAGGTGCTTGCTGCATATGGCTGTAAATGTGAACACTTCCAAGATAAAGGGCTGCAGCAAATTCTTGTTATATTTGCAGATGTACCTAAGCCTGCTGCAAGCACATGGAAGGACAGCATTAACCATCTTAACAGTTTACAAAAACAGACTCACAGcaacataaaaaaacccaaatccaagaTGCAAGTTATTAAATTCatacttttatatatatatatatatatatataaataaatatatatatatatatatatatatatatatatatatatatatatatatacatactaAAATTGCATACTTTTATACTTTAACCGAAGTAAAAAATAGATTCAGGGTTGGGAAGAAATTGTTAAAGGTGGCTGTTGCTTAGAAAAAGAACCTGGGTATTACAGCAGGTTCCAAAATAAATAAGTGTCTGTGTTATATGGTCTGTGGAAAGGTAAAGGTGTAAGGACAGGAACACCATTTCTAGCACACCTGAACAGCCTCTAAcccctgctgcaggctgggcccagctgcagtgctgtgtccaaCCTTGCACTCTACTACAAGAAGGAAAAGGCTCAATTGGGAAGGATGCAGAACAGAGCAACAGAATGGTGAGCACACTAAAAAGCACTGCATAAAAAGGAACAGCTGAAGGAACTGGAAATTTCTAGTCTAGAAAAGAGATGACTGAGAGGAGGGAAAATGACTGAGGGAGTCAAAATAGCTAGAAAAAATAGAAGGGTAGTTTCTGTGAAACAAGAGAATCCACAGAAAATAGCTGTGGAGATGCAGAGCACAGCTACCATCCTGCAGGGCAAACAGTAATGGCTGCAAATGGCTTCAAGGCCTGGTCTCAATCTCTGAATATTTTAAGAACATCTACAGCAAGTAAAATAAAAGGCTGAATGAGGAAGAACTGTCCCTGTGATGGGCCAAATGCATGGACCCTATCTCAGATCTTCTACCATCTCTTGTCACACCTTGCAGCACACCTTCAGTACATTTTCTCTGTGAGCTCCAGCCTTTGGCTATACATACACAATTGCTTTCCCCAGACACATACTTTTCTTCAGCTCAGACTTGGAAAGAATGGCTCCAGTGATACTGTAATTATCACTCTTGTATTTAGGTAGATTCAGTCATGGGTACAAAGAAAACTTATCTGCTAAGTTTTGTGTCTTTGTGTGTCATctccaaaataaacaaacctGTTTGCAGACAACTTCAGTTCTTCTTGACCCCAGTGAGTTGTCTGGTCGTCTCACAATATTGGTGTTACTTTCATCTCTGCCACAAGTACCATAAGCCTCAGAAAAAGATGGCCATCCAGTCCCAGAATTGTATTTCTTCTCTGAGCTGTAGTGGAAACCAGATCTCCTCATTAGTTACTAACAGAGATGTTATAAAAGAGTCTGCTTCTATTAAGAACATTGGCTTCTTCTCTCATTCCTGTGTTGTCCCAATATCAATATTTGGCCCAGTAGAAGTTTTTTTATTGGCATTGAACTGTGCTGGTAACTCTTTTCCAAAGGGAATTCTCAATCAGCTCACAACAGGAGATTTTGTCTCACTGTTTCTATTTCAATGTCAAGTTGGTATTTTATAAAGCttagaaaaggtttttttttttttctctgacaaCTATGCAATACTAACATTATGCTATAGTGTTTAGCTGAATTTCACCTACAGAGCTGCAGTTTGAAGCCTGGCTCAATCCAGCAATCTCAGAGAAGAGAGTTCACAAGAAGAAATGAAGAGCAGACAAAGGCTGGGCTGGCCCACCAGACCAGGCTCGTGCCTGATGATGATGGAGGCTTTGTCTTGCAGTCAGCCATCAAGCTGGTTTGGAAAATCAAACAGAGCCTTGCTCAAACCATCCATCAACCAATGACAAATCCTCACAGCACAAAGATCTACTTTTCCCAAGAGATAAAGGCAGCCAGAAGAAACAGTACAACAGACTGTCAGCTTGTGGGTGCCCCTGTGAACATCCAGGGTGACCAGCACTGTTTAGCTGCATATTAAAACCCAGAGTGTGTTGGCAAATGTGATCAAAAGACATTTTAGGGATTTGGTACAGAAATGAGATAATCCTTTTGGTTTCAAATTGTGCAAGTTTTGACAGCAATATGAACCTTCTCTCATCAAAGAGGGACCTAGTGTGAGTTAGAACAAGGAATTAAGATAGGTTCACATACTTCTCCGATTAGAGGTCTGGAGACTCACCACAACCATTTCCTCATGATTTCTCAtggttttttcccagttttgcaAACCCAATGCTCTTACTGGCATCTAGTGGTGGATGGAGACATCAGCACCACTAGCAGCCCGATCGAGGGGATTGAAAGGTTAGTTATCACAGAATTCAAAACAAAGTATGTCATATACATCATGTATATTTTGGTGGGTTGTTCACACGgcaaagaaaaatctgaaaatcttAATTGCAGTGCCTTTTAGAAATATAAGGCAAACAAACGGgacaaaaagctttaaaaatctAACCCAAAGAGCAGTGCATGAGTCAGCATTTTTATAATAATCTGTACAGGGCTGTCGTTGAGTAATGCAGCTGTGGAAATAAAAGAGGATTTGCTAGCACAGAATGACCAGAGGCTACTTTTTGTGTGGGCTGTTGCTCGGTCATTAACATCAACACACAGCCATGAGAAAtgttctccttcccctcctctccacAAAACTGGAGGGAAATagggcacagcagaggagcagcctgctCTGAAGCTCATGCACTTTGCAGACTCTGTGTTTGTACATCAAGGTCCTCAGGGCTCCAGGCCTGTTTCTTTCCAGCTCAAGAAGGCTCCCTGTTTTCCCTGCCACAAACCCACATGAACACTGTCCCTACCAGGCACAGAGTCCCCAAGAATGGCCTGGGGGATACAAATCCATACATGACTTCTGAGCTTCCCTGACATACAtctgttctgtttctttttatcaaaactcttttattttttgacGCAGGAATCCTTATGTATATTCACAGATAGATACAATGATCCTCTTTGAAAACCCACAGAGTCAAGGAAGGTCTTTAACACTGTGTGGGTTTTGCATCTGACCCTGAGTGACTCTGTCCCTTACATGCCACTCACAATACTTAAGTTTATTGTAGATGTTTTCCACTGCTAAAGGAACAATCTTTTGAGCTGTTAAACTAGCTCTCAACAGAAATGGTCTCTGTGTGGTTTTATTAAGAGTAATGTCACTTAGATTCCCTAATAGAAACATTTTAGTACCCAAAAATATTGCTGTTCAAGATCATATTTGTCCTTTGAAGTATTTCACCACTTAATTTATGGATAAATGGACTTTCCCTAAACATATGCATTAGATTAGACCTCGACACACCATTCCTCCAGCACATGTCATTTACTTTGATCCCTGTTTCAGTCATCCTGGATGGAATccagataattttaaaaagtgctttttGCTGTATGAATCTCAGCTGTAGGTTTATGGTTTGATGAAGGTTTGAGTTTTCATTAAAGCACAACAATTTGCTATCTATAAAGGTTAGGGGTTTGTTCCATGTATTTCCAACTCTTTCAAATGTATATTTGGTAGCAGAAGGTACTAAATTATGATTTAAATGTATACACACGTttcaaagaaaggaagaaataccTCATGTTTACCTGCAGCTAATGATCTAACgcatttgaaaaaaacaaaaattcacaagaatatttttaatggaCTAGGAAATAAATATGATGAATTGATCTCTTATCCAATACCACTTCTCCCCCTCATTCCTTGTGTTCTCCACAGCATAACATCTCCATGGAAAACATattttcaggtgatttttcacatttaatagtttccttttttcctacaagatttttttttcctgaaagtttGGCCTTTTTTGTCTGTGAGGCTTAGCATTATCTTGTGCTGCAAAGAAAAGTGCTTATATTCTCTGAGAGCTGGATAGTGCAAAGGGCAAGCCTGGCTGTTTGGTTATATTGCTGTTTTGTTACTAGTTTAACAACAGAAGCAATTTCCCCCGGTGTTTGTCTCTCTTCATGTTGGCCTGTCAATATCAATTGTCTAATATAGAAGGggccaaaattgaaggaaaaCCTGAAGGAATGGAAGGAACTCTTCCACAGCTTAGTACAATTTCTCTAATTTATCTGAATTTTCCAGAGGTGTTTTTAGGTTTTATATTTCTCTTCAGAATATTTTGTAATATGGAGCTAACACCAGAAATCAATTTATTTAGAAGTATTCATTAGCAAACCTCTATGGAAAATTATACATGTAAGCAAATACATGTTTGCATAACAATAGTTTTCTGCACTTGGCCAAAGGAAAACTAATTATACACAATTACCATTTAATTGCTTAGTTTAGGTTTATTTTCAATACATCCATtacattttcccctcatttctTACTATCCAGATCTCTTGATCCTTACCATCCCATTTGAAGTTCTGATCTATGATTCATCCTTTAAATCAGCCACGTTTCATTCAATTCTCAGTTGGGAATAAATAAGGGCTATTTTCTAGACCAAAAATATGAGAAACTGTCTTTCCTGGTTCATTAACAGAGAGCAGAACACTCTCTGCACATCCTACTCCAAGGCACTCTATTTCCTTTTACTTAGACTTTAATGAAGTTGCAAAATACATAGTATTGTAAAGAGCACAGAGGTTAACTGTGCAATCATTTGCAGCCAGGCTTTAAAAAGTAGATGTAACCAAAAAGGCAAGAATAGTGGGATTTAATTTAGGGAACAAGGAGGGGGTGGGGGTGAAGAGAAGGTCTCAGCTGCAGTGTGAGGGACCCAGCAGTGAGAACATCACAATAGTGGACAAAGGCAGACCAAGGTctctccagcccagcagcatgAGTGGCAGAAGATGAGTATGGAGGAGCACAAGAACAGAGCAAACACACAGTGACACTTATGCATAAATACATGGATTTTGCAGCAGCTTGTGTCTTAAGGACCTCTTAACCAGAGAATTATTCTCAACTAGAAAGTGTGTCATGAGAAACATGCAGACTACAGCCTGAAGCTGTGTGCTGGCCATGGGCAATCCTCATCAGCTCAAGGACAAGGCATACCATGGATCTGTGTCACCACAGGCATCCTGGAACACTTACACACAGCACTTGGGCACCAAGGGATTGTTCTTCTGACCAACACTTTCCATGCCATTCATGAAAAGACTTTGCCCTTCCTGCCACAATCAGTACATGTTAAAGATGCTGGGAAATCCAGAGGATGTTACCTGAAGAGGGGGGCattgcagcacacacagcagtaTATTCCTGATTCTGTGTTATTCAGGTAGATCCCACTGAATGGCTTTTcaaataggaaggaaaaaagagaagttaATAATGTAGGTCTTTAAAAGCTCACCATCTGGAAGAAGCATGTAGGAATCAGATtcaaaacaggagaaaaaccaTAAAAAGAAGGCTTTGCAGGGGGGCTTTGAAGAAGAAAGATTAGCAGCCTGAAAAAATGAAGGGGAGGATGCCTTTGGGCTAGCAGTGAAGACTACCCCCTACCCCCACAAACTTTGAGACCGGTCAGATGCGTAAATCATCCAGGTACCAAGGATGGAGTCGTGACCTCCAAGAAACTGGTGAAATGTGCAGGATCCCAAAGGCCAGGGCTCTGCTATGGACTGCCACAACTTTAAAGTGGCTTTACAAAGAGGCTCTCCTCCTTCCTGCATGGTCTGGTACTGGGATCCTTATTTTACAGATATGGATTTGGGCACAGATCACACGGTACGTGCTCCATGTGTGCAGAAGTCCTGTCTCTGGGCTAGGGACAGCCAGCACTCCACCCACAATGCTACATGGCTTCCTTCCCAGAAGGAGGAAATGTGGGGACATGTGGGTGGGTGATCTGGCACCTGAGGGAGAACCCATCTCCTGAAGGGAGCACTATGTTTAAGATTTCCATGGCTAATCTACATATGGCCATAAAAAGGAGGCTACAGGATAAAAATATCTGAGGATCTCCCTGTCCTCTGGACGGGCCTCTACTCCCACCACACAAACAGTTAATCTGGCAGGAAAgtatcccagaaaaaaaatccaataaaatatgaaaagaatGCAGAATGTTTTTCATCTGCAAAACAGTCTGGGTCAGAACAAAATCCACCCTGTTCCGTATGTTGAGTCTAACTTTCATCCACAGGAAGGCAGGGGAAGTCCTGTGAAGAAAGGGAGTGGTGAGAGCTCCTCAGGGCAGGAttttctgtgcccagcaggcagaggagaTGCTCACCCTTGGGCAGCATCAGCATTTCTGCTCACCGGTTCTGTTCCTTTTTCTCGCGTGACATAGAATTGCTCCGGAGTCAGTTTCTTTTTCCAGTCTgtagcagcagctgcttgagcTTGTTTAGTGAGGGGGTCTGTGTCTTCAATTAGATATAAAAAGATAATTTAGTAAGATAGCTTAGATTCCACTGATGCTTTCCATCATCATCTCAGTTCTCCAAAAGTTTCTGTGGGTACAGACAAAGCACAGAGGGCAGTTCAGGGGCATGAGCAGGGGCACATGCAGGCCTTTGCATCTGCTTTCCAtttggagtgctgcatccagagagcagctccagcaaacCACTTGGGAAGGTTTGTAAAGGAAATGGGCACCTCCAACCCCAGGTACCAcccaccctcccagcacagccctctgcCCTGGCTCAGGATAGCAGCTGGTCTGCCAGTGCTCCTCCTTCATCCCTGGATAGCACTAAAAGGTTTGGAAAACCTCTTGAAAACCCTCAGAAACCAGAAGTAATGTTCATCTGTAGGCTGTGGAACACTGGCAACTCCCACAGGCCCCAGTGAAAAGTGGTGCAAAGAAGGACTGCAAGGCAGCAACACCTACAGCTAAGGGAAATGGGGCCACAGTTCAGTGAGGGACACACAACAGCAGAGCAGAAGTTGCCCATTATGGTGCAAACCTCCTGCAACATGTCCTGTGAGTCTGTACACACCAAGAACGCTTGTGGTGGTACAGGATTGGCAAAGAATTAATAGACTGGCTGAAAAACAGGAAGTAAAATAGTTGAATACTCTCCTAAACAAAAAGTTTGAGGTGGGGAACTGCCTCCCAGCCTGTCTCCCATCAGCACAGGATCCTTGATAAACAATCAGCTCCTGAGGAGCGAACGCTTGCCTGCAAGGTAGGGGTGAGACTGGGGGCAGGGGAAATTAATTTGAACATGATAGTTTAACCAAAAAACCTAGAGCTTAGCCTGCCAGTCCAAGACAAAAACCTACAGCATGCTAACGCAGCCCTCCTTAAGCGGCCAGAAGCCGGCGAGCAGGggctcctttccccctccccatgCGGTACCTGTGTCTCTGTGCGCAGCGCGGGCGGCGCTCGGCAGCGGGAGGAGCGGGCGGCCGCTCCCGAGCATCCTCCCGAGCATCCTCCCGAGCATCCCTCCGAGCATCCCTCCGAGCATCCCCCCGAGCGGACGAGCCGCCATAGCGGCGGGGCGGCACCGGGAAAGATTCCGTGTGTAATCCCTGCGTTCCACCTAAAGAATCAGACCTCATAAAAGCAATGAGTAAAGCACCCGCTTAAATGCCGATGCAGCATTTGCAGGTAAAGGTTTCAATCACTTCTTACCGAGAGCAGCTTAAAAATGAACACTCGCTGCGGCTGTAAACGTAACAAAATCCTGTTGAGACATTTGCTTGCAGCTATTCTAGGTTGTTTTTAAGGAGAACAGGGCTGGTACTTGCATGCAAAAGCACTCCTGCTGTCCTGGATGCGTGTTACAGGCACTGCTCTCAGCGCTGTTGCTCAAGGAATGGCgaaggagctgtgctgagccttTCCTGCTTTGTGTCATCTGAGGATTTCCTGTGGTGATTTGCAGTCACAGCTGCCTTAGCTTGGCCTATAAATATACCTGTAATAGGACACGTGTGTTAGTTTGGCAGCCCGTCCTTAAAAGGTAGATCTAAACACAACTTAGTTTTCTAGGTTTAGCCTTAATGCTACTGTCTGCTTCTGTTCcaataatttcatttctgaTTTGGAATTAGTTCATCATTTCAGAAGGATGGGGAAGGAAGTGTTTTGATTACATTGGACAACAAAGCTAATAATGATGCTAATAATAAACAAagttaataataaatttactttCTTTTAGTCTAATTCCTCTAGCCTAATTCTAAAATCAAAGGTAAAAAATAGTCTTGTGTGATCAGTCCTGAATATACACGTTTGTATTGAAGCATCCTTATGCCTAAGACAGTGAGTTCCAAGGCAGCTGAGGGCATCCAAGACAGCATCTGATCAGTACCACGGCTGCAATCACTGCCTCTGCTCGGATCCACAGAGCACTGCAGCAAAGCATGAATGTCAGCGAGGCTCCCCCGtgctgcagaggggagcagggcacacGGCTGATTTATGGCTTTGTTCTGTGCAATAAGACACGGTGGAGTGAAGGCAGAGTACCTGGATAAAAACCCTGGAGTGGGATGCCTGTGAGTCCTCAGGACTGTGATTCAGGGTGTTAggagagcagtgctgctggcagggacaagagGGCTTTGCCACCCCACTTTGGTGCTGGCATCCATGCTATAGGCAGAGGGACAGCATTTTTCCATGTTCAGCCATTTTGGCAAGTGATGGGCCTGTGATCTTTCCATACACTTTCTAACTTACCCCTATGGCATATCAGCCATT from Agelaius phoeniceus isolate bAgePho1 chromosome 1, bAgePho1.hap1, whole genome shotgun sequence includes these protein-coding regions:
- the MSRB2 gene encoding methionine-R-sulfoxide reductase B2, mitochondrial, which gives rise to MAARPLGGMLGGMLGGMLGRMLGRMLGSGRPLLPLPSAARAAHRDTDTDPLTKQAQAAAATDWKKKLTPEQFYVTREKGTEPPFSGIYLNNTESGIYCCVCCNAPLFSSEKKYNSGTGWPSFSEAYGTCGRDESNTNIVRRPDNSLGSRRTEVVCKQCDAHLGHVFDDGPTPSGQRFCINSISLNFKPGSGQ